The DNA segment TGTTTTTGTGTCTCAATATACATCTATGTTTTAATATAGAAAAActaaaaactttaaaatattcaaatatttgcTTTATCTGGATCTAAAGTAGGAACTAAGAAGGAACTaaagcatttaaatatttttttttccctgccttAAATCCTTTTTTGATCCAGAgaaagcaaatatttttttaatttatctaCCTTAaaacatagagacacacacaaaaaaacaaacagctatgacttttatatattgttttatctTCAGTAATCTGCTCACAGATCCAGAGCCTATATCAGAGAACTCTGGATTTGAGGCAGGAAGGGATCCTAGGATGGGAAACCTGGACCTCAGGATTAAACTAGTGACTCTGGATATGACAATGTTCCCTGCTGCTTTATGCCATCCTTTAATTATACGTTTGGTAATACTTGACTATTTTAACAAGTTGctctgctgccctctgctgATGGTGAATCCTATATCCAGAGTGTAATGGCGCAATAATAGATACACATCAATAGTACCAGCCATTAAGGTAAGTGACGCATAAATGCTTCCTCTGGGTTTATAGATAATTACTGCTttgatatagtgtgtatatacacagagCTGCTATACATTACAAGggcacaaataataaataaagaaaaagatagTACAATTATCACAGGCAACTGTTTAACATATTGTGTTACAATCCAAGCAGATCCTGAACAGAAACAGGTTGGTGTGGCTTTCACACCCAGGCTGTTAATTCCCTTTTATTGACTTCATAAAGTTGTAATTACTGCAGACCTTCAAGCCTCTTGCACTGGCAGACAAAGCTGCTCGTGCTAACAGCAGGTGAAAAACACAGCTGTTAATGAGAACTATTTATCCCAACTGCTTGATTTGGGGAACCCTGCAATAACACAAGGATAAATAAAGGAGTAAAATGTACTAATGTACGACCTCAGtgttacacacaaacattctcaTAAAGCTTAAGCACAACCAGCCCTCAGACAGACATTTTGGCAGCGAGGCAAGTTTTACTGTACATATTCTGCACATATTCATGATCCCAGACATGCTCACGCTGAGCTTTACATGCTAACACTAACACCGCTGAATAAagtcagaaagagaaagagtgctTACAAGGTTTCTAAAATCAAACCAGGCTGCCCGCTAAGAACTGCAAGGGGCTTTTGTTGCCAGGGAGGTTTATAATTATCCACCATTTAAAAAAGGAAGCAGCCTCCAGAGGCATATCTGCGGACTGGCTGTCGACGACGTCCCTGACCAAGGAGAAAAGAGCTGACGacctgagagaggagaaaagagaccGAAGCTAAAAAATGTAAGTTCAATCAGGTTGAGTATTTTTCAGCTCCAGAAAACTTTTAAAGAGGCCAAGCTGCGTGAaacacatgcattttttttggcATCCACATTTTCCTctccacacacaagctgtaaatgCAATCCGAATATGATCACATTCGATGAGTCTTGAGTGCGATGAGCTCCTGGAAAAAAAGCTCTCGATTTACTTTGAAGCTGTTGAGAGCTGAGTGTCACCAAACACTCAGCCTCTTAGTAACAGACGTGTTTCACAAGCCTTGGCCTCAGGTGGGCTTAACCAGTCTGAAAATGTTAGTTGAATGAAAATGTGCCTTAGTGCAAAAAGCAAGAACGTTAGCAGCTAGACAGCAGGCCAAACTGGGGAATGTAGCTTGTCCTGTTACTTGGGAAATAACTCATGCTGACATAAAGTGCAataaaccaaaaacacacaacttcATCACAGTAAATTTAACCAACACCTCTAGTACACATGCTCAATGAATCTTTGCATCCATTAACATTAAAACACTAAAACCTTAAAAGCCCAAGTGGAAATATAAATCAGTGTATATTTTCATACTAGGTCGTCTCTTAAGGAGCTCTGCGCCTATGAAACACCATCCGTTGCTGAACTGCAGGACTTCCTGTTGGCTGACAGGCACCCCACTGGACATGTCAACCAAGTGTGGCCCAATGTGTACATTGGCAATGAGTACGTACCAGGCAGCAGGCCGACCATTCATAAGGCAAATTCGTGGAGCAACAGGCTGCTGAGCACACAGCTGAATACATGTGTGTTTAGTGTCACATTGGGCTATGAGTCAGCTGCTTTACAGACATGTTTGCACAGACTTGTAGAAGATTAGCTCCCAGTTCACTCCTTCTTAAGATGTTGAAAAATGAACAGGACCAAAGCATCAGTATAAAATATTTGAGTCAAGGAGGTACAGTAAAAGTAAATGTGGTGTTGCAGTATGCTCCTTTGCTTTTGGTATTAAAGGCAGTATAATTATTGACCATTCCAAATCTGTCCCACTGGAAAATAAGTTTGTATTTTGCCTGCAGAGTTGCGGCCCGTGACAAGTCAATGCTGCACAGCATGGGGATCACCCACATAGTCAATGCAGCCAGCGGCCCCCCACATGTAAACACCGGACCTCGCTTCTACAGAGACATGGCTGTAGATTATTATGGGGTGGAAGCCGACGATTCCACAGACTTCGTCATAAGTGTTTTCTTTTACCCAACAGCAAGATTTATACGTGCTGCCTTGTCCAATAAAGGCAAGTTATGCAGTTACTGCCTAAAACAGATAACCGCCTGACCGTATGattaagaaaacatttccaaaTCAGGTGTCACATCGCCATTTTACAGCAGAGATAAAGCTTTTCTTTATTACTGACAAACTCTTCTGTTTCAGGGAAAGTGTTTGTGCATTGCTTGATGGGAGTCAGCCGCTCGGCCACGCTCGTCTTGGCCTTTCTTATGATCTGTGAGCAGTTGACCTTAAGGGAAGCAGCACGAGTTGTTCGCCAACACAGAGACATTTGCCCCAACCCTGGCTTCCTCAATCAGCTCCGTCACCTCGACATGAGCCTCGTGCGTgaacagaagaagaagcttGAAGCTTTCAAGCTATAGACAATTGTCCAAGATTTAAAAATGTGACAAAGTCTATTCCAAAAGTATGTACCCTCCAGCTTTCAGGCCTGATGTTTTGATCCATGGCAACAACTCATTTAGTCATTTAGCAATATTCCTTTCATGACGGTAGCAAAGTGGATATAGGAGGGACAATTGAAGCCTTTGCCCATAAATAGTTATTAACTTCCACAGACTGCAGGGTTGCAAAATAAATGGCAGGTTTGTTTTAATTCCTTCCAGATGGCACGCGCTTTGAACTTGTTCCAAAAGGAGCCTATGagcatgtgttgtttttttttttttaaactcttgTGAAATGAGATGGTTGTGGCCTGCTTTTTATCGTATGAAGGTGGAACAGGAGAAACATGCATGGCTGGATGTCTTGAAGTCCTGATCCCCTGCAGAGACTCTCTAATGGGTATCATATGCTCTAATATGTTTAGAGGTTCCACACAAAACAATGTGATTTGATCCACTGGTTTTAGCCATGTACTGGGTAAAAGAATAAAAGCTTGCTTTCTGAATGAATGCATTATTATGATAGATCGTATGCACTTACCGCCcgctttaataggaacacctgtccAGAAACACTTGAATGTGTtcgattgtaaaaaaaaaaaagagagagaaaaaaatctattataTCAGTTACTATCTAATTTCCTatgaattaacacacacacacacagtctgctgCCCCAGAATTTCAAAGCTAATTATTTTGTAAACCCAGTCTAATCACaatctagacacacacacacacactgcatttcaATTTGAGGTTTTCAGATTCACAGTTAAGATCTGTTCCTAAAGCTCTACACACCAGACACAGTATGAGACAGCATCTATATCTGACTTGTGGTGTCTGCTGTGGACAAACAGCCTGCCTTCCAGGCCTGTCAGTCATGTTTGGCACAGTGAGGGTGGAGGGGATGACTGAGTTATGGCCTAtcacacagtgttttagtgttcaTCCAACCCTGTGCAAACAAACACATCTGAGCGTCAGGACTGTCCAGGAAAACACCACAGAACTCCCGCAGCCATATTCATAGACAAATAAACACACGGCCGTTACAAGCCGAGAGAAGCAGGAAACTGGTTTGACATGaccatatgaaaataaatacagtaaatacagtcATCTCCAGAATCATGGAAATGAATAACACATGCAGTGAGTGGTCATTCAAGCTCAAACATGAGGAGACGCTGTATACTTGTACTTTAGGTTTAGTTAAGTACTGCAAATGTAGTGCTTTTCAAATTTATTGGCATGTTTAATCCTTCCTGAAGCCTCCCTTTGAGAACTGACCTTCTAAATGCACAACCTTTGCAAATGTAATAACTTGTTATAGTGGTGTGGAATAGCTAATTAAAAATCTTAACGACCCAGACACATGGCAAATTCAGAAAGTGTGATCTTCAtccctcaccatcctcctcaGTGGGCTGGGGTGGAGAGTTATTTATGTTCATGGATGACAAAAAGTTTGGGAAACTGGAAAGAGGTGTTAACTGTTTTTCAACTGGCAGCACAGCAGGTTGTCTTCACGTCTCATAGCTCCAGGTTCcatggtttgatcctgagcccGGATTAATGACTCTGTATAGTTCTGAATGTTTTCTCCCCATGtcatgcctgtgtgggtttcctcccacctctcaAAAACATGCATGTAGGTGTATTGGATATGCTAACTTGGCCctgggtgtgagggtgtgtgtatcACATTGGTGCCCTGCAAATGCACTGGAccggcatcccatccagggtgtgttcCAGCCTCACGcacagtgttcctgggataggctccagatacATAGTGACCCTGTGATAAGGATAAAACATTAACtcaagaatgaatgaatgcatttgAACTTCTAAGAAACAATAAAGCAAATGTAGGACTAAAAAATGACTCTGTAATTACTGTACACTGTGTATGATACAGGCACAGACTGTGAACTGAAGATCACACATTTTGTTAATTCACTTGATGGGATCTTACACATCATGTCTCTTTAGGCTGGGTAATTGCTGGCTCATCCAAAGTATTTCCACTCCAGCAGCCGAAGCTGTCATTAAACAAACTGGAAAGTCTGACATATGTGACTTTCAACATGCCTGTAAATCTATCGTGATTAGACAACCGAGTAAGACAGTGTGATTGAGCAATAAGCTATTTTGGTATGTGTAAGAGAACATGAGCTCATTCTCAATATATTTTTCCTGTCATATATAGGCCAACTTGCTGTCATCTTTCCTCGTGATGTGTTAGCGCCTCACCCGTTACATCACTGTCGAAACAGAACAGAGCTTTCTGCCAAGCTTTCTGGAAgaggttgaaaaaaaaaacaaaaaaacaagggaGCTAATTGAAAACAATAATTATAACTACTGACTGATAGTTCAATCCACTTGACAAATTAATTTTAAGCTTTATGGAAAACTTTGGATCACAGCTCACAGTTGGTGTAAAGAATGACTCAACTCCTCTGTACGCTGTGGGGGCTGCTGTGGCCGCAATACACATTCTGGAGAGCGGCTGGCTATTAATAACATCTCCTCTAGGCTGTTATCTCAGGTGCAGACTATGAATAACACCTTCCCATCTCATAGCACGTACATTATCCCCACACATTCTCCACCACCCTCACAccgttacattttattttaaaaagcgcATAAAGCATTATGATAGAAGTTCTGTGCTAAACGCTATTTGTCCATAATGGTATGATTTTAGATTTATGAAAATTAAGACTGGATCTCACAACCCATGCAGCACGGTTATATtatttggtggtggtgggggggtgtaaaaaaaataaaaaagaaagaaagaaagaaatttcaaGGTTGAAGGCGTAAGTGAACCTGACAAAACAATAAAAGGAATCCAACATGACCAATTTAATGACTCCCCTGTCAAGGTGAGTGATGGCAGCGAGCGAGGATgtgagtgagaaaaaaacacacacacagtgctgatgGCTCTGAACACTCTCTCTCCAAAGATGATTCATGTGTCCTTTTCACATATCTGGGAAGCGAAAAGCAATTACCATCCCATTTGCAGCGGCCAAGCTCGCATTACAGACACTCTGTTAAAGTctggtacaaaaaaaaataaaaataaaaaaataaaaaaataaataaaaaagcacatttttggATTAAATTACAAACCCTGCTCTGCTGAGATTTCCTATTTTTGTCAAATTGGACTCTTTTAGTCAGTGGGCCCCAGGAAGGACAGCTGCCTGTAGGAGGGCACAGGCGGTAGTGTGAGGAGGGAATAATTGGCTGGTGGAATTGAGCCCAGGCTGAGGCGTCTCCTGTGGGACTGCAGACACACTCCCTGACCTTTTAGCAGATTTTCCATCTCCATGACTCTGATTTGATCTGTCATAAGCCAAAAACATGATCTGTCTCAACGGATTCGAAATACAAagccttttatatatatactttggGTGAACAAAACATTAACACCTACAATAACACATACAGATATGTTTTTATTGGAGTTAAGAGCAGCGGCGGTCAAAGAGTTTTAATCAAGCGCAATTACTCATGGAAATAAATACTTAGGTAAAGGATGTTGAAGTGCAGACTAAAATTCTTCATTCGAAGTAAAGCAGAAAAGTGTcaactattcttttttttttttttttaaagtaccAGAAAAGCACAAGAAAATGTCTGcctcaaatcacacactgattttaaTTACACATGCTGAATGAGTTCCCCTTTTAGCACATAAACCAAGGAATGTGGAAAAACAATAGCTTTGGCTAACAACCACTTCACTAACaacctagctagctagcatgatCATAACTTATACAAAGAGTAGAACTTGATCCACACTAGCTGAATGCAAATAGCTAGTCATCATGTACACACTGCCTTGATAGATACgaagagcacagagagagagagagtagataGATTACAGTGACAGTCA comes from the Hemibagrus wyckioides isolate EC202008001 linkage group LG03, SWU_Hwy_1.0, whole genome shotgun sequence genome and includes:
- the LOC131346763 gene encoding dual specificity protein phosphatase 13-like, translated to MSSLKELCAYETPSVAELQDFLLADRHPTGHVNQVWPNVYIGNEVAARDKSMLHSMGITHIVNAASGPPHVNTGPRFYRDMAVDYYGVEADDSTDFVISVFFYPTARFIRAALSNKGKVFVHCLMGVSRSATLVLAFLMICEQLTLREAARVVRQHRDICPNPGFLNQLRHLDMSLVREQKKKLEAFKL